A section of the Macaca thibetana thibetana isolate TM-01 chromosome 10, ASM2454274v1, whole genome shotgun sequence genome encodes:
- the AP1B1 gene encoding AP-1 complex subunit beta-1 isoform X3: MTDSKYFTTTKKGEIFELKAELNSDKKEKKKEAVKKVIASMTVGKDVSALFPDVVNCMQTDNLELKKLVYLYLMNYAKSQPDMAIMAVNTFVKDCEDPNPLIRALAVRTMGCIRVDKITEYLCEPLRKCLKDEDPYVRKTAAVCVAKLHDINAQLVEDQGFLDTLKDLISDSNPMVVANAVAALSEIAESHPSSNLLDLNPQSINKLLTALNECTEWGQIFILDCLANYTPKDDREAQSICERVTPRLSHANSAVVLSAVKVLMKFMEMLSKDLDYYGTLLKKLAPPLVTLLSAEPELQYVALRNINLIVQKRPEILKHEMKVFFVKYNDPIYVKLEKLDIMIRLASQANIAQVLAELKEYATEVDVDFVRKAVRAIGRCAIKVEQSAERCVSTLLDLIQTKVNYVVQEAIVVIKDIFRKYPNKYESVIATLCENLDSLDEPEARAAMIWIVGEYAERIDNADELLESFLEGFHDESTQVQLQLLTGIVKLFLKKPTETQELVQQVLSLATQDSDNPDLRDRGYIYWRLLSTDPVAAKEVVLAEKPLISEETDLIEPTLLDELICYIGTLASVYHKPPSAFVEGGRGVVHKSLPPRTASSESAESPETAPAGAPPGEQPDVIPAQGDLLGDLLNLDLGPPVSGPPLTTSSVQMGAVDLLGGGLDSLMGDEPEGIGGTNFVAPPTAAVPASLGAPIGSGLSDLFDLTSGVGTLSGSYVAPKAVWLPAMKAKGLEISGTFTRQVGSISMDLQLTNKALQVMTDFAIQFNRNSFGLAPAAPLQVHAPLSPNQTVEISLPLSTVGSVMKMEPLNNLQVAVKNNIDVFYFSTLYPLHILFVEDGKMDRQMFLATWKDIPNENEAQFQIRDCPLNAEAVSSKLQSSNIFTVAKRNVEGQDMLYQSLKLTNGIWVLAELRIQPGNPSCTDLEVSRSLSLSPSTLPSLVSCPGPHAPHVSCLHSSLGLTSPGRL, translated from the exons GACTGTGAGGACCCCAACCCCCTCATCCGAGCCCTGGCAGTGCGGACCATGGGCTGCATCCGCGTTGACAAGATCACAGAGTACCTATGTGAGCCACTCCGGAAGTGCCTGAAGGATGAGGATCCGTATGTGCGCAAGACAGCAGCTGTGTGCGTGGCCAAGCTCCACGACATCAACGCCCAGCTAGTGGAGGACCAGGGCTTCCTGGACACCCTTAAAGACCTCATCTCTGACTCTAACCCCATG GTGGTGGCCAATGCGGTGGCAGCGCTCTCAGAAATCGCCGAGTCTCACCCCAGCAGCAACCTGCTCGATCTGAACCCACAGTCCATCAACAAGCTGCTGACAGCCCTGAACGAGTGCACCGAGTGGGGCCAGATCTTCATCCTGGACTGCTTGGCCAACTATACACCTAAGGACGACCGCGAGGCCCAGAG CATCTGTGAACGGGTCACCCCCAGGCTCTCCCACGCCAACTCTGCTGTGGTGCTCTCTGCTGTGAAGGTGCTGATGAAGTTCATGGAGATGTTGTCTAAGGACCTGGACTACTACGGCACGCTGCTCAAGAAGCTGGCCCCACCCCTGGTCACACTGCTGTCAGCTGAGCCAGAGCTGCAGTACGTGGCCCTGCGCAACATCAATCTCATCGTGCAGAAAAG GCCTGAGATCCTGAAGCACGAGATGAAGGTGTTCTTCGTGAAGTACAATGACCCTATCTACGTGAAACTGGAGAAGCTGGACATCATGATCCGCCTGGCCTCCCAGGCCAACATCGCCCAG GTGTTGGCGGAACTGAAAGAGTACGCAACAGAAGTGGATGTGGACTTTGTACGGAAGGCTGTGCGTGCCATTGGACGCTGTGCCATCAAGGTGGAG CAATCTGCGGAGCGCTGTGTGAGCACACTGCTCGACCTCATCCAGACCAAGGTCAACTACGTGGTCCAGGAGGCCATCGTGGTCATCAAGGACATCTTCCGCAAGTACCCCAACAA GTATGAGAGTGTGATTGCCACACTGTGTGAGAACCTGGACTCCCTGGATGAGCCTGAGGCCCGGGCTGCCATGATCTGGATTGTAGGCGAGTATGCAGAACGGATCGACAACGCAGACGAGCTGCTGGAGAGCTTCCTCGAGGGCTTTCATGACGAGAGCACCCAG GTCCAGCTGCAGCTGCTGACAGGCATCGTGAAACTCTTTCTGAAGAAGCCAACAGAGACCCAGGAGCTGGTGCAGCAGGTCCTCAGTTTGGCCACTCAG GACTCAGATAACCCGGACCTGCGGGACCGTGGCTACATCTACTGGCGCTTGCTTTCCACGGACCCGGTGGCAGCCAAGGAGGTGGTGTTGGCTGAGAAGCCACTCATCTCTGAAGAGACGGACCTCATCGAGCCCACACTGCTGGACGAGCTTATCTGCTACATCGGCACACTGGCCTCTGTCTACCATAAGCCTCCCAGTGCCTTTGTGGAGGGGGGCCGGGGCGTCGTGCACAAGAGCCTACCACCCCGCACGGCCTC GAGTGAGAGCGCAGAGAGCCCTGAGACAGCCCCTGCCGGAGCACCTCCTGGGGAGCAGCCAGATGTCATCCCCGCCCAGGGCGACCTGCTGGGTGACCTCCTCAACCTGGACCTCGGCCCCCCAGTGAGCGGCCCACCCCTGACCACCTCCTCAGTGCAGATGGGAGCTGTGGACCTTCTTGGCGGTGGCCTTGACAGCCTG ATGGGGGATGAGCCTGAAGGG ATTGGGGGCACCAATTTCGTGGCACCTCCAACAGCAGCAGTACCAGCCAGTCTTGGAGCACCCATCGGCAGTGGCCTGAGTGACCTCTTTGACCTAACCAGTGGCGTGGGCACCCTGTCAGGATCATATGTAGCCCCCAAAGCA GTCTGGCTCCCAGCCATGAAGGCCAAGGGGCTGGAGATCTCGGGCACCTTCACCCGCCAGGTGGGCTCCATCTCCATGGACCTGCAGCTGACCAACAAGGCCTTGCAGGTCATGACCGACTTTGCCATCCAGTTCAACCGCAACAG CTTTGGCCTGGCCCCCGCCGCCCCCCTCCAGGTCCACGCGCCACTCAGCCCCAACCAGACAGTGGAGATCTCCCTGCCTCTCAGCACGGTGGGTTCGGTCATGAAGATGGAGCCTCTGAACAACCTCCAG GTGGCTGTGAAGAACAATATTGATGTCTTCTACTTCAGCACCTTGTACCCACTGCACATACTCTTTGTGGAGGATGGGAAGATGG ACCGGCAGATGTTCCTGGCCACGTGGAAGGATATTCCCAATGAGAATGAGGCCCAGTTCCAGATCAGAGACTGTCCCCTCAATGCAG AGGCTGTGAGCAGCAAGTTGCAGAGCAGCAACATCTTCACTGTCGCCAAGAGGAACGTGGAGGGCCAGGACATGCTCTACCAGTCCCTGAAGCTGACCAACGGCATCTGGGTGCTGGCGGAGCTGCGGATCCAGCCGGGCAACCCCAGCTGCACG GACTTAGAGGTTAGCAGATcgctttctctttctccatccaCCCTCCCCAGCCTTGTCTCCTGTCCTGGCCCCCATGCACCCCATGTCTCCTGTCTGCACTCATCTCTTGGCCTCACCTCACCTGGCAGGCTGTAG